tagatatgtttgtttaaaatcggttcggccgttcaaaagttgttgcGAAATGAATCGCTATATCCTATATCAGTCGCAGTTGCGCAGTCTCCCACGGAACTGGGCAACAGTGACTAGTATGGATGTTTTGtgtattattaagtaaatataaattaataaattatgacaaatcacacagattgagctagccccgaaagtaagttctagacttgtgttatgggatactaactcgacgatactatacatatatagataaacatccaagactcgggccaatcagaaaaagataattttccatcataacccgaccggggatcgaacccgggacctctcggttcagaggcaagcactttaccactgcgccaccgaggtcgtcaattatttttttctgtgtttgtatttactaaaaatgGACTTGTGGtctaaataaagatttttcttttattggaCATGTATAGAAGCCCAGCATTTCAGAATTAGGTTGGCCACCGTATCTGACACCACTCTTAGTCTATGCAGCATTTGAACgtgttataaaatgaataaatttatattttcatatctttgaaagcattgtttAATCAATGTGGTtcttttacatacatttttctaaATGGATGAAATATTTcgagtatgtatttaaaaacaaatattagtcAAATAGCGAATTATTGCTGTGTAACTTTACTAATCCTTcgaatagttatttaaaacaaatattagttACACGGCTTATTGCTCTGTCGTCATACAAATTCATTCGATGAAAAACCCTCTAACCTTGCTGCCCTACACTTGAATGTTTTGTTCTCTTTCTTGTTGACTTGTGTTGTCAAGTAATGAATATAAActacagtaaaaatattgcggtttttatttcacatcaCACTTTCAACTTAACTAACATCACAACCAccttaaatgtatttttatatatcacaCACTGTACAACATAACATAATTCAAATTCCAAAACTTTGTTCGTGATGTCAGatcatacataataaatgGCACATTcgtagaattaaaaaatatatacattaaaaaaagttacaaataaacaaaaaaattataattttgttatttaaaaaaatatataaataaggcAGGGCAAGAAAATATTAGTCGAAATGCTATTTTCTATGGCGtgattttcatgtaaataacaaattttaaatcaattacctttttattttgagattatctacaaataaattcatatttcataaattttttttgctaCAATATCatgtaagaataaaaaattgtgtacatGGTCCattgtaaaaagtttaaaaaaatacttataagtacttattggtatgtataaaaaaacttatatctATCATACACACGAATCAATCAACTTTTAACAAAACACGCCCTTCGCCACCTCGCCAAGCCAATTAGTATCGTATCACTTACTTTTctacctatattaaaaaaataatcttatatatagtaaaaacaATTCATTAGTAATGAGAAATGCaacgaaattttaaaactataaatttaatgttagtTTTCTAAAACAATTTGAGTGATGCATAATATGAAAGCTTCACAATCGATAGagcaaaatattgtaaatagatCAAAACATGCGAGTATGCTGATGTTATTTCGAAAATGAACCTAGATATCGATCATTTTCGATAATTGATCATCGATCGATACCTATTCTACTTTACTATTGTCCCATATTACCCTAAAATAGATAGGtaactacattatttttatgctaattCTATAAACGAACTTCAGGAAACCACGAAAATTTTTGCGAGTGTTTagatttttccattttatgaattaggtacctataaatttttaacaagaACTAGACACAATTACAACTTATGCTTAACTGCACAATGCCATTTCATCGTATTcggatattaaaatatctatatattcaCGAGTTCGTCTAGCATAAAACTGAATTTATTGCGTGATCATCAAAAGATACACATATTTCTTATgcttcattattatatacataaatgtaggtacctaggcCATAGTTGTTGAGTTGAATCTTTAAAAATGACACaagcaaatacaaaaaaaaatattctatagaATGTTGATAATTCGGTTAACCTCGCGCGTTCTTTCGTACTCCACCGATGTCGCCTTACCGGCTCACGTAGGAATAATTTAGTATCTGCTGATTTATCTGTTGTGCTTGTAATATGTCCTGTCTTGACATTTTGTGTGAAAACTACATTCATTTTGAACTTACTCATGATACTGTACATGACTTCAAAATAAACACTGTTTAATCTAACACCCTGTATACGATAGGAAGTTAGCGCGGAACTGTATGTAACTATCATTGTCTATGATGTATTACGTATATACATAGAGTGTATAGACATTAGGTTGCAACGACGACGCGAAATTTTGCACACTCAAttctaaattattcaaattttggtAAAGTCCTTATTGAGCCTCAAGTCCAGAGTCCAAGAAGTCTTTGAGATGTAATGGGACGGCGCGTGGCATCGCTCGGCAGACCTGGAAAGGATATCCGTTTTATATGAGTAAAGACATGTGATATCGAAGCTTCTAGTGAATACAACTAGATCTAAAGTTAAGATCAAGTAAGTATGTATTGTTTCTGGCCTGCTTGAATCGTATGGTAAAGAAAGTGGTGTTCTTGTAGCATCTACCTAAATCACCATCTAAATTTTGAAGCTTAGGGTATTGCATTAGTATCCTGTAATTATATTACCACCGACTTTCAATAAATGCAAGCACTGGTGTTTGGCGGCAGTAATATACGAGAGTGAGGTACTCAAGCAGACGACCTTTGTCTAGCTCTGGTAAGACAGATGATAGATGATACAATTACTTGGGCATCTTCTTTCTGCCTTAAGAggttagtttttatttcgcGACAAATCGAaacaagttcgagacttgtattacgggatactaactcagatattataatatcatgtACATGCatatataaacatctaagacccagGTAAATCAGGTACCTTCAATCATAAGTTTTTTACTGTAACAACATTTTTGACACTCAGATTggattcaatgcgtgacaatgaAATCATATCCGTGCAATCTTGAGGATTTCCATCGTCTGAAGCCGTCAAACTAAacatatgtacaaaatttcagctcaatatCTGCTTAAAACCGAGTCACAAGATTCCAGTGCAAGTCTCACAACAAAACTCACCAAATTAATATAGTACAGTGAACTGGGTATGGTGATCTCATAGTAATCCCTCCTGACGGCATCGACGATGGCGTCGGCCGCCTGGTCCGGCGTCACGATCTTCATGAGCGACGGGAACTTGATTTTGGGGTTCTTGCAGAGCCCCGTGTCCACGATGTACGGACAGATCACTGTCAACTTGATCTAAAATAGAGAAAGTATTATTTGACACAAGTTTTTGTTGTCTTCAAATATATCTTGTTGTATTTGGTGCGCATACAGAGCATATCACTAAATGTTAGATGAAAATAGTTGTCTTAGTATGATTTGTTAGAGataacgctgattttcagaCACCTCTGTCTCTGAGATTTTGTGCGGGATTTAATATGTAACGAGGGCAAAATCATCGACTAATATATAcgttacaaaaatagaaaattttcaattacaattttaaaatctaaaatcctattttttctatttttaagtaggtatattgttGTGATTACGCGCATTaaagttatgaataaatgaataaaaacacTGACTCCACTGAAATCCCTGACGTCCTCCCGGAGCTCCTCGTGCAATGCCTCCATGAGGCCGCGCACCGCGAACTTGGACGCGCAGTACGGCACGAGGTTGCGCAGCCCCATCACGCCCGCCATCGACGACATCGCCACCACGTGCCCGTGGTTGCGCTCCATCATCGCTGGGAGGAATGTCTGCACCAGCTACGGACCGATACaacaatgttatttaaataaaataaaaaaagcctTTATTTCAGATAAAGTATGGTTTAAAGGTTTtcttagttttagttttaacttAGTTACGGATTGTTTTGTGTTCACTATAATAGTACATCTGTATGCCTCTCTTCGGCAAAGGCCTCTTCCAATCCATGAAttatcttttatctatgaatccaactaaataacaatgttaattagctggatttatttttggaaagaCAAGTGAAAGTATCGAGTGGAGATTGTTAACAAAATGAATGAtccataatttgtttttgaagaGTGCACacataagaatatatttaatttgcagAGGCAGGAGTTTGGCATTGATAACAGGAAAAGTTTTGGATCGATACTGGTCACATTTGTATATTCCGGCCCTATAACTCACCCAGAAATGAGCAATGATGTTGACTTCGAAAAGAGCACGGATCTCCTTCTCGGAGGTGTCTCTGAGCGGCTTGCAGGGCATGATACCGGCGTTGTTAATCAACATCGTGACGTCACCGACTTCTCGTCTGACTTTCTCCCCTAACGCTATTACTGCTTCGCGGTTTGTTACATCACATCTGAAAATAAGCAggaaaatgaaattgaaatatttgcaCTATTAAAAATTACGTCCTCGGTTTCATCTTTTCAGAAAgttacaatttaaaacaaatcatttacttatatagataaaatgaaaaaaggaAATCCAAGAAGAGCATacctagatgaaataaaagagaaggcagatgtcgtgtcgtatagggaggtgaattcaatggctgaggacagaattagatggaaaatgctccaccgacaagaacaaagttattaaattaattgatgatagataaaatgaataattctCCAACAATACATATAGGTGCTTAGTACAAGAGATACTAGTAGGTATATCTAAATTGCGCTAATCAAATAAATGAAGATGTCAAAAAagaacgaaaaaaaaacagtcacTAACTGGTTTGATCATAccctaatattaaaaaccgAGATCATTATATTGATTCGCAAATCACAGATTTCAATGAAATCGTCTACATAACTGAGTTTTCCGTATTTACCTTCTGGTTACACGTGCCAATTGCAAAAGGTAATATTAACGATCAATTAGGTACTTAAGAGTTGGGCCAAAATTGTTTGCACATGATTGACGTAAACCCAAATTCACTGATCTTTATGTACTTTAGAAGTTATGGTCTAATGGTTAAGCTCTTCTTCCTCATAGCCAAACTATTTGGTCAAAACACAGACtaggttaatatataaatctgtgggTCAAACTGATTTGACTACaagatattacatattatcCTCGTGTAGACGACCTCACCGACTGTATGGAGAGAAAAGAAGCATCACTCGAATtggtttgattttttattcattcagtTACGAAGAACATTACAATGTTACGCCATCTTTGTTTTAGCCAAATATAGATTACACACTCGTTATAGCTATAAAAGTTTAAGTTATATatgtgaaattatattaagaaaattagGAAGTTTCATCATGATATCTTGGTGAAACCAGTAGAATTCTGGTTCTAAAACCTACcctatataacaatatattaaaaactacaCCTATATCTAGAAAAGTAACAGTTTATGTTTTTGCCTATTGTGAAAAAATCTACATGAAAACTTACTCATATCTGTGAGCCTGCCCCTTCTCCTGTTTGATCATGTCCACTGTGGTCTGGTTGCCGCTAGGGTTGATGTCCACGCAGACCAAGATTCCTCCCAACCTGGCAAACCGCAGCGCTGTCTCTCGACCCATACCGTGACCAGCTCCTGTAATctgattattatgatatgagATTTTTGGAGGTGAGATGGAGACCGTGCCTGCGTTGAAGGTTCTCTTTTAAACTTGCTTTTTGAAGTATGACTAATTGCCTATTCTCATACTCCCTTGATAGCAGCGTGCGATGGATCTAGGTTTTACTTTTGTGCCCATATTTATCAATGAGGCGCATTCCCCTAACCGCATCAGTGCGCAGTGGAATGAACAAAGAAAACTCTTAAGCAGTTTGACCTGATAAGGATACTGGCGTGGCTGAGGGCATAGAATTTGCACACtgattaattataaacttGACTTGTATGAAATTGAAGTAGACGGCAATGgcaatgccaagaaagttgttgtgtatttttcattttcatttcattccacgtataTCCATGCAACTATGAAGAGAAGACTGACTTACCAATATGATTTCTCCCTTAACACTCTTCGGCTCTGGGGGTACGAAGAACAAATAGTAAGAGTAGATCCAGGTCCAGGTCATCTTGACGTACAGAATGAACACCTCCAGCGCTATGGTCACGAACTGGTATACCTTCATGGCGATGCCTTGCTCGTCAGTCCTGGAAATGAGGAAAATTCCACTAATTATCATAGATAGGTACAATAGcggcgccccggggcttcgctcccgtggaaatttcgggataaaaattatgttattctaggttatattctaaccgtgtacTAAATATCATAACAATGCGTGGTGTAGATTTTGCaaagagtatatatatatataatttgttttcgacattagaaaaaagtatctaatTTGACTAGTTTGAGAATAACCatcatattatttcaattaattatcgTGATTATGATTTGAGATGTAGACTTTGAACATATGTCATGTGCTAAATAAGTATCTATGacaaaattgacaaattttgTGATGAAGAACAcgtgtaaacatattttagcatGATTACACgtgtttttcattatacaaatttatttcgtactagctgcaccccggtgcttcgttcccgtggacactttggaataaaaagtactctatgtgttattccaggttatattctatccgagtactaaatttcataacaatcccttgattagattttgcgtgaaagagtaacaaatatacacagatacatcctcataaactttcgcatatctataatattttataggatGTCATTTATCTTTTACCTTTTactttatacctacttatagttAATTGCCTTAATCGATCTAAAACATTAGATTGAGTAAGGCAATAATTCTTGTATTACCAATAGTTTTCCCATATCACGCGGTTTGATTTAAGCAAAGCAACTTTCTTCTATATTCGACATTGTTTCGTATTATCCTTCCCTCTAAACTTgatgaaactaaataacaGAAACGAATCAAGTTACTAACAcgtaaacataaacaaaattatcacTTTGAGTTCACTAAAGTGTAGTATGTTATCTGCAGTCTTTTTCACTAAAGATGAACCTCTGAACTAGAACTTGATAACATTGCTGTAAATTGTTAGTCTTTGTGTACGAAtcttctaaaaaatatatagtaacactagcttttgcccacaacttcgtataaataaataaatatatcaggacaaatcacacagattcagctagccccaaagtaagttcgagacagatactaactcaacgatactgtattttataacaaatacatatatagataaacatccaagactcgggccaatcagaaaaagataattttccatcatgacccgaccggggatcgaacccaggacctctcggttcagtggcaagaccactgcgccatcgaggtcgtcaatgtgagtaaaaatccgtttcccatGCGAATTTcaggaatttatttattttatttatctcaccACACTTAACCTACCATTAtagaaaacattatataaattccttcttagtgctcccctacactgtcctagaaatctacacacaaaatttcagctttctacgtccagtagtttcggctacACGTTGTCAGCCAaacagtcactcagtaacgcaagagttttatctatatatagatagataaacataaatttcattatttttatgtttacgaTATACTAGCAGGCTTTCTGTCTTCTCTTACATCATTTATAATGTTCTGTAGTAAATGATTTACAGAATTATTTTCTTgctttcaaattataatgatgaatattagacaaaaatactattatgacgcaaatattatttaattcttgAGACCTTTAAACCTCTTccgataaataattttatcatacgGGTTTatcgtattaaaataatgtgtttatCATCTGAACTATCAGGTTCATATTAGGTACGATCCATATAATATCCATATGTAGTTTTTATCAAAAGTATACTGTTGTGACGATCATATCATGACGATTGATGAAGAAGTTATGTATGAGAATATACTAATAACAGTATCTACTTCAAAATGAAATGACACTCTAATAAATGGTGATAAAGGATATTTTCAAATGGCTTGATGTGCTAGCTAGTCGAGTAATAGTGATGTAGGTAAATTAGTGGTAACTTGGTAAATTGATTCATACTTGTAACTAATTGTGGTTTGTAGGTCGATTTATCGTTTTTAGATCGTTACTGGATTTGCTGATGTActatttcattacaaacaaataaacaaaatcataaatatttttctctttatatatGGAACGTGATTTcccaaaaagctacaaactactagcttcACGGATATTAGTGTTAAGGttgggataaaaataatatatatcttgtGATACCTACTTCTTTGCATATTGTTTGAGATCCTTTAGGATTCATTTAGTGTTGAATTTTGTAAAAGTCTTTTTTACAGAAATTTGCTACAAAATGAAAacgagtatatttttttatcaagtctctgtgatatttatttaaatttatagcaaTTTGTCCAGAAATGTCAGGATGACCTCATCGGCGTTTGCGTATGAGGATGAGGAAGCAGCCACTCGAAAGTAAACAGCATTTAGGTTGAAGTTTATGCTTGTACGCCATATGAATAACTTAATTTACTTTAGTGTAACGCTGTTATAAACTTATAAGAAACATGAtgttgcctggggcttcgcCCTCGTGAgcattttgagataaaaacaGCCagtagcaatcttggataatgcacctttctaatggtgaaagaatttttgaaatagatttggtagttttggagatcaCCCGcctcatacatacaaactcacaaagtcacaaacgcttaggtcttctttat
This DNA window, taken from Plodia interpunctella isolate USDA-ARS_2022_Savannah chromosome 2, ilPloInte3.2, whole genome shotgun sequence, encodes the following:
- the LOC128677942 gene encoding 17-beta-hydroxysteroid dehydrogenase 13-like isoform X1, giving the protein MATAAVSKNGATQTLIDKAPWTDEQGIAMKVYQFVTIALEVFILYVKMTWTWIYSYYLFFVPPEPKSVKGEIILITGAGHGMGRETALRFARLGGILVCVDINPSGNQTTVDMIKQEKGQAHRYECDVTNREAVIALGEKVRREVGDVTMLINNAGIMPCKPLRDTSEKEIRALFEVNIIAHFWLVQTFLPAMMERNHGHVVAMSSMAGVMGLRNLVPYCASKFAVRGLMEALHEELREDVRDFSGIKLTVICPYIVDTGLCKNPKIKFPSLMKIVTPDQAADAIVDAVRRDYYEITIPSSLYYINLVCRAMPRAVPLHLKDFLDSGLEAQ
- the LOC128677942 gene encoding 17-beta-hydroxysteroid dehydrogenase 13-like isoform X2; the encoded protein is MWFKISFVKNGKKRNVVLLRTDEQGIAMKVYQFVTIALEVFILYVKMTWTWIYSYYLFFVPPEPKSVKGEIILITGAGHGMGRETALRFARLGGILVCVDINPSGNQTTVDMIKQEKGQAHRYECDVTNREAVIALGEKVRREVGDVTMLINNAGIMPCKPLRDTSEKEIRALFEVNIIAHFWLVQTFLPAMMERNHGHVVAMSSMAGVMGLRNLVPYCASKFAVRGLMEALHEELREDVRDFSGIKLTVICPYIVDTGLCKNPKIKFPSLMKIVTPDQAADAIVDAVRRDYYEITIPSSLYYINLVCRAMPRAVPLHLKDFLDSGLEAQ